A region of Aquila chrysaetos chrysaetos chromosome 13, bAquChr1.4, whole genome shotgun sequence DNA encodes the following proteins:
- the MRPL33 gene encoding 39S ribosomal protein L33, mitochondrial isoform X1 → MVEKSRQLGARRWKDVSFVTVNLFAQSAWGYCKVAKSKSKYILVRMKSAAETGYCFNIRRLRLQEKLVLLRYDPIAKQRVLFTEKRKIRSI, encoded by the exons ATGGTGGAAAAAAGCAGGCAACTGGGAGCACGTAGATGGAAGGACGTTTCTTTTGTGACAGTAAATCTCTTTGCACAGTCTGCCTGGGGCTATTGCAAAG tggccAAGAGCAAATCTAA ATACATTCTGGTGAGGATGAAAAGTGCAGCTGAAACAGGCTACTGTTTCAACATCAGGAGACTCCGACTGCAAGAAAAACTGGTCCTGCTGAGATACGATCCCATCG caAAACAGCGTGTCCTCTTCAcggagaagagaaaaatccgCTCTATCTGA
- the MRPL33 gene encoding 39S ribosomal protein L33, mitochondrial isoform X2: MFLTAAALAKSKSKYILVRMKSAAETGYCFNIRRLRLQEKLVLLRYDPIAKQRVLFTEKRKIRSI, encoded by the exons tggccAAGAGCAAATCTAA ATACATTCTGGTGAGGATGAAAAGTGCAGCTGAAACAGGCTACTGTTTCAACATCAGGAGACTCCGACTGCAAGAAAAACTGGTCCTGCTGAGATACGATCCCATCG caAAACAGCGTGTCCTCTTCAcggagaagagaaaaatccgCTCTATCTGA
- the MRPL33 gene encoding 39S ribosomal protein L33, mitochondrial isoform X4, with protein sequence MQDVSMRYILVRMKSAAETGYCFNIRRLRLQEKLVLLRYDPIAKQRVLFTEKRKIRSI encoded by the exons ATGCAGGATGTTTCCATGAG ATACATTCTGGTGAGGATGAAAAGTGCAGCTGAAACAGGCTACTGTTTCAACATCAGGAGACTCCGACTGCAAGAAAAACTGGTCCTGCTGAGATACGATCCCATCG caAAACAGCGTGTCCTCTTCAcggagaagagaaaaatccgCTCTATCTGA
- the MRPL33 gene encoding 39S ribosomal protein L33, mitochondrial isoform X3 yields MAKSKSKYILVRMKSAAETGYCFNIRRLRLQEKLVLLRYDPIAKQRVLFTEKRKIRSI; encoded by the exons tggccAAGAGCAAATCTAA ATACATTCTGGTGAGGATGAAAAGTGCAGCTGAAACAGGCTACTGTTTCAACATCAGGAGACTCCGACTGCAAGAAAAACTGGTCCTGCTGAGATACGATCCCATCG caAAACAGCGTGTCCTCTTCAcggagaagagaaaaatccgCTCTATCTGA